The Micavibrio sp. TMED2 genome includes a window with the following:
- a CDS encoding LysR family transcriptional regulator, whose translation MANISIRQLQYLLALADTGSFSRAAERVGVTQSTLSAAISALENELGTLLIDRSSRRAGLLPAGEAIRAKAQEVVATVSAMPELVSDAGQPLTSKLRMGVIPSIAPFVLSRLIPSIGESYPELRLCLREGLTRRLIDGLQEGKLDVALIAHPYSLDGITGVSVGKDPFLLAVKSGHPLAGRKRVSAKDLEHEHILLLESGHCLRNHVISAVGPIQGQDDVLATSLITLVQMVDFGLGATLLPSIAAKAGVTRGTDIVLVPYDGPNSYRTLMLVWRQGSARADEYSQLAEHIRSKPLKTLLPAPSVT comes from the coding sequence ATGGCCAATATCTCGATCCGCCAATTGCAATACCTGCTGGCCCTCGCCGATACCGGTTCGTTTTCCCGGGCGGCAGAGCGTGTCGGCGTTACGCAATCGACCCTGAGCGCTGCCATCTCGGCACTGGAAAACGAGCTCGGCACGCTGCTGATCGACCGCAGCAGCAGACGCGCCGGCCTGCTCCCCGCAGGTGAGGCAATCCGGGCCAAGGCGCAGGAGGTGGTTGCCACTGTCAGCGCCATGCCGGAACTGGTCAGCGATGCCGGTCAGCCCCTGACCTCGAAGCTGCGCATGGGCGTGATCCCGTCAATCGCGCCCTTCGTCCTATCCCGACTTATCCCGAGCATCGGTGAGAGCTACCCGGAACTGCGCCTGTGCCTGCGCGAGGGCCTGACCCGACGGCTGATTGACGGGCTGCAGGAAGGCAAGCTCGATGTGGCCCTGATCGCCCATCCCTACAGCCTCGACGGCATCACCGGGGTATCGGTGGGCAAAGACCCGTTCCTGCTCGCGGTCAAGTCGGGACATCCGCTGGCAGGCCGCAAACGGGTCAGTGCCAAAGACCTTGAGCATGAGCATATCCTGCTGCTGGAATCTGGCCACTGCCTGCGCAACCACGTGATCTCAGCGGTCGGACCAATTCAGGGACAGGACGATGTGCTGGCAACCAGCCTGATTACGCTGGTGCAGATGGTGGATTTCGGTCTCGGCGCTACCCTGCTGCCGAGCATCGCCGCCAAGGCCGGTGTCACCCGTGGCACCGATATCGTGCTGGTGCCTTATGACGGCCCGAACTCGTACCGGACGTTGATGCTGGTCTGGCGGCAGGGATCGGCCCGCGCCGATGAATATAGCCAGTTGGCCGAGCATATCCGCAGCAAGCCACTGAAAACCCTGCTGCCTGCCCCGTCAGTCACCTGA